In one Brevibacillus choshinensis genomic region, the following are encoded:
- a CDS encoding YhcN/YlaJ family sporulation lipoprotein, which yields MKKTWLYPAIASIALLASACSNNAAPNYTTPNRTTTNQVAPHVTNFDGLHTRSYDGMRARDFDGIHVRNYDGVHTRDIDGIHTRSHTGYGMGNVAPGPTAGTNAYTHGVRPYTAFPDGNVGMNGITGTAGTRGITGTAGIRGITGAGTGAGTGMTGTGTHHSIYQKHAWNRAGAGVMATGMPRMGYVQTDRQHMRTASAHNVYVDRDALAQAVGNVTASCPGVQRSTVLVTDKEIFVGLHHKGGDARTVKNQARMNAMSVSPRYYKVYVTDNQNDIQEIARVAARSSNLHTARAEDTTSINTLIKRMGGTTVAEQMRAKETSTSKTKSHMGTTSR from the coding sequence TTGAAAAAGACATGGTTGTATCCAGCTATCGCAAGTATTGCTCTGTTGGCTTCTGCCTGCTCGAACAACGCTGCACCTAACTACACGACGCCAAACCGCACGACGACGAATCAAGTTGCTCCTCACGTGACCAACTTCGACGGTCTGCATACACGCTCCTATGATGGTATGCGTGCACGCGACTTCGACGGTATTCATGTCCGTAATTACGACGGCGTGCATACACGTGACATTGACGGAATCCATACCCGTAGCCATACCGGTTATGGAATGGGCAATGTAGCCCCTGGCCCAACCGCTGGAACTAACGCTTACACCCATGGAGTCCGTCCTTACACCGCGTTTCCTGATGGAAATGTAGGGATGAACGGCATTACCGGTACCGCTGGCACCAGAGGCATTACTGGTACCGCTGGCATCAGAGGCATTACTGGTGCAGGTACAGGGGCGGGCACTGGAATGACAGGAACAGGTACCCACCATTCCATCTACCAAAAGCATGCTTGGAATCGTGCCGGAGCTGGTGTCATGGCAACTGGCATGCCACGCATGGGGTACGTCCAAACGGACCGCCAGCATATGCGTACGGCTAGCGCACACAACGTCTATGTCGACCGTGATGCATTGGCGCAAGCGGTAGGAAATGTAACCGCAAGCTGCCCTGGGGTACAGCGCTCGACTGTATTGGTCACCGATAAAGAAATCTTTGTCGGTTTGCACCACAAAGGCGGGGACGCGCGTACAGTGAAAAACCAAGCGCGGATGAATGCCATGTCGGTATCCCCTCGCTACTACAAGGTGTACGTGACCGACAACCAGAATGACATCCAGGAAATCGCTCGTGTCGCTGCACGTTCCAGCAATCTGCACACTGCGCGAGCAGAAGATACTACCAGCATTAACACGCTGATCAAGCGAATGGGTGGTACGACTGTCGCTGAGCAAATGCGTGCCAAAGAAACGAGTACGAGCAAGACAAAAAGCCATATGGGGACAACCAGCCGTTAA
- the lipA gene encoding lipoyl synthase: MTQRKPEWLKINLVSGSELASFKELKQTMRSKTLHTVCEEAKCPNIHECWASGTATFMILGDICTRACRFCAVKTGLPTELDVAEPERVAEAAEQMRLKHVVVTSVARDDLADGGAQIFAETIKAIRRRLPFASVEVLIPDFMGNWDALKVVMDAKPDVLNHNIEAVRRMSDRVRARAKYDRTLELLKKAKEFQPTIPTKSSLMIGVGETIEEIIETMDDLRSVDVNIMTIGQYLQPTKKHLNVENYYHPDEFARLKEEGMKRGFSHVEAGPLVRSSYHAHEQASAAKETIAKAQ, encoded by the coding sequence ATGACGCAACGAAAGCCGGAGTGGCTCAAGATCAACCTTGTTTCAGGATCCGAACTAGCCAGCTTTAAGGAACTCAAGCAAACCATGCGTAGCAAGACGCTACATACCGTTTGTGAAGAAGCGAAATGCCCTAACATACATGAGTGCTGGGCGAGCGGGACAGCAACCTTCATGATTTTGGGTGATATATGTACCCGAGCTTGTCGTTTCTGTGCCGTGAAGACAGGACTGCCGACTGAACTGGATGTAGCCGAACCAGAGCGCGTGGCGGAAGCAGCAGAGCAAATGCGTCTGAAGCACGTCGTCGTGACCTCGGTAGCCAGAGATGATTTGGCTGATGGTGGTGCCCAGATCTTCGCAGAGACGATCAAGGCGATCCGCCGTCGATTGCCATTTGCTTCGGTGGAAGTGCTCATTCCTGACTTTATGGGGAACTGGGATGCGCTGAAAGTCGTGATGGATGCGAAACCGGATGTTTTGAACCACAATATCGAAGCGGTTCGTCGCATGTCGGATCGGGTTCGTGCTCGCGCGAAATACGACCGGACGTTGGAATTACTGAAAAAAGCGAAAGAATTCCAGCCGACTATTCCGACGAAGTCCAGCTTGATGATCGGTGTAGGTGAGACGATCGAGGAAATCATCGAGACGATGGATGATCTTCGCTCCGTAGACGTCAACATCATGACGATCGGACAGTATCTGCAACCGACGAAAAAACATCTGAACGTAGAAAATTACTACCATCCAGATGAGTTTGCGCGATTAAAAGAAGAAGGCATGAAGCGCGGCTTTAGCCATGTGGAAGCAGGACCTTTGGTTCGCAGCTCCTACCATGCTCATGAACAGGCAAGCGCAGCAAAAGAAACGATAGCCAAGGCGCAGTAA
- a CDS encoding helix-turn-helix transcriptional regulator, producing the protein MTNEGTSTRDQILHMLKVKGSLSVSDMAVELGITEMAVRRHLNTLERDNLIKSTLVRQAMGRPTNVYSLSQEADELFPRNYSHLTLDFLQDLKDMDGIGKVEMLFRRRENRLEETYRTHMQGDLEERVAKLAELQNDKGYMVEWEKDPETENYRIQEFNCPISQVAREFNQACNCELSLFRRVLDANVEQTSCMAKGGDKCVFEVKQGR; encoded by the coding sequence ATGACAAACGAAGGAACGTCCACCCGTGACCAAATTCTCCACATGCTCAAGGTGAAAGGCTCACTGTCAGTTAGTGACATGGCTGTAGAGCTGGGAATTACAGAAATGGCTGTAAGACGCCATCTGAATACCCTCGAGAGGGACAACTTGATCAAGTCTACGCTTGTTCGGCAAGCGATGGGACGTCCAACCAATGTATATTCCTTGTCGCAGGAGGCAGACGAACTGTTTCCGCGCAATTATTCTCATTTGACGTTAGATTTTCTGCAAGACCTAAAGGATATGGACGGCATCGGTAAAGTAGAGATGCTGTTTCGCCGTCGGGAGAACCGTCTCGAAGAAACCTATCGCACTCACATGCAAGGCGACCTGGAAGAGAGAGTAGCCAAGCTTGCTGAGCTGCAAAACGATAAAGGGTACATGGTGGAATGGGAAAAGGATCCGGAAACAGAAAACTACCGTATTCAAGAGTTTAACTGTCCGATCTCGCAAGTTGCCCGCGAATTCAACCAGGCTTGTAACTGTGAGCTGTCCTTGTTCCGACGCGTGCTAGATGCCAATGTGGAACAGACTTCCTGTATGGCAAAAGGCGGAGATAAATGCGTGTTTGAAGTGAAGCAAGGACGCTAA
- a CDS encoding AAA family ATPase, translated as MRMDELQLKGFGKWQDASFRFAPGINVFAAPNEAGKSTLLQGIFAALYGMKRDYVKGARYLPEYEKYRPWHQGDYETIITYHLGGKSYRLHRFLQKEREQARIFLDPEWTELTDIYMEDRRKERDFLEKHLGLTRSLFTDITWIRREPLFAAEHLMPSLARTDEANPAVNNMLAELDRDLTAIGKKERAENTLLGKAGALVAQKEAELSNAESAWRIISQLTQQIADWELERQELDQQRNRLQQRKQRVSTRELAWQEKWQKSYSVPADADVWEWWERTATSLEEKQIHGEAMAALTRVLASPSEETVEILPTFDREKLQADYAKGVQLRKRWEEAHLQLAKLAASTMNTGARRQDRHMEGQKKQQRYPVGMWGSAGLLAVIGFISGVMDQTALSVILLVLSAVVAGMAWIKTRSVAKEGGQSPGTPATTDLATLAWQRQQEELSTLDAELHQLIGAWGVNDWEAFAEKRDALLNSLTSRESSQLKAQLSQKHEEEQIITRWGERLRTVLEQEKTLLESEQGAWRTEWQHIEERMQHIREQIARATGEVAAHDTVSLAKAKGEYDEAVAGLRQLQQKREALQVARDTLQEALAEWNRDVSPGVNEQASHVLGRITGGAYRDVRLDPHERFSIRVMEPSRQLVLEQEQCSTGTQDQLYLSQRFALHQHVSQQSEPLPLFFDDHFVHYDEERLQRTLEYVVERSQEHQIFLFTCQEREKKILEPLLGVSNRHLVHTLG; from the coding sequence ATGAGAATGGACGAACTCCAGCTCAAAGGCTTTGGAAAATGGCAGGATGCGTCCTTTCGCTTTGCACCGGGAATCAACGTCTTTGCCGCTCCGAATGAAGCAGGAAAATCGACGTTACTGCAAGGAATCTTTGCCGCCCTTTACGGGATGAAACGGGATTACGTGAAAGGCGCCCGCTACTTGCCTGAGTATGAAAAATACCGTCCCTGGCATCAGGGAGATTACGAGACGATCATTACCTATCATCTGGGTGGCAAATCGTATCGGCTGCATCGATTTCTGCAAAAGGAACGGGAGCAGGCTCGAATCTTTCTCGACCCGGAATGGACGGAGCTGACGGATATCTACATGGAGGACAGGCGCAAGGAGCGCGATTTCCTCGAAAAGCATCTGGGGCTTACTCGGAGCCTTTTCACTGACATCACCTGGATCAGACGGGAGCCGTTGTTCGCAGCTGAGCATCTGATGCCTTCCCTTGCTCGGACGGATGAAGCCAACCCGGCAGTCAACAATATGCTGGCAGAGCTGGATCGCGATCTGACGGCGATCGGCAAAAAGGAGCGGGCAGAGAACACGCTGCTGGGTAAAGCCGGTGCGCTGGTGGCGCAAAAAGAAGCGGAGCTCTCGAATGCAGAGTCGGCCTGGAGAATCATCAGTCAGCTGACGCAGCAGATCGCCGATTGGGAGCTGGAGAGGCAGGAGCTGGACCAACAGCGCAATCGCCTGCAGCAACGAAAGCAACGGGTGAGTACTCGGGAGCTGGCATGGCAGGAAAAATGGCAAAAAAGCTATTCAGTACCTGCAGACGCAGATGTGTGGGAATGGTGGGAGCGAACGGCGACATCCCTAGAGGAAAAACAAATCCATGGGGAAGCGATGGCAGCTCTCACTCGCGTACTTGCTTCCCCATCAGAAGAGACGGTAGAAATCTTGCCAACATTCGATCGGGAAAAGCTGCAGGCTGATTATGCCAAAGGTGTCCAACTGCGCAAGCGATGGGAAGAGGCGCACCTGCAGCTGGCAAAGCTCGCGGCGTCAACGATGAACACAGGCGCACGCCGCCAGGACAGGCACATGGAAGGGCAGAAAAAGCAACAGCGATACCCTGTGGGGATGTGGGGAAGTGCTGGTTTATTGGCTGTCATAGGCTTCATTTCCGGTGTCATGGATCAAACAGCGCTCAGCGTCATCCTCTTGGTGCTCTCGGCTGTTGTGGCTGGCATGGCATGGATCAAAACGCGTTCCGTAGCGAAAGAGGGTGGGCAGAGTCCTGGTACACCAGCTACAACAGATTTGGCTACCCTAGCATGGCAGAGGCAGCAAGAAGAGCTTTCAACTTTGGACGCTGAGCTGCATCAGTTGATCGGGGCGTGGGGCGTAAATGATTGGGAAGCTTTTGCCGAGAAACGGGATGCTCTGCTGAACAGCCTAACCTCGCGTGAATCCAGCCAGCTGAAAGCCCAGCTTTCTCAAAAGCATGAGGAAGAACAAATCATAACGCGCTGGGGGGAGCGACTCCGTACTGTCTTGGAACAGGAAAAGACCTTACTGGAGAGTGAGCAAGGGGCGTGGAGAACAGAGTGGCAGCACATCGAAGAACGCATGCAGCATATACGGGAACAAATTGCCCGAGCAACCGGGGAAGTGGCTGCTCACGATACGGTATCCCTTGCCAAGGCAAAAGGAGAGTATGACGAGGCTGTAGCAGGACTCAGACAATTGCAGCAAAAGCGTGAGGCATTGCAGGTCGCTCGTGATACCCTGCAGGAAGCACTGGCTGAATGGAATCGAGACGTCTCTCCAGGCGTCAATGAACAGGCTTCGCATGTACTAGGCCGGATCACCGGAGGCGCTTATCGAGATGTCCGCCTAGATCCTCATGAGCGGTTTTCGATTCGGGTAATGGAGCCTTCCCGGCAGCTGGTATTGGAGCAGGAGCAGTGCTCGACGGGTACACAGGATCAGCTCTACCTGTCCCAAAGATTCGCGCTACACCAGCATGTTAGCCAGCAGTCGGAGCCATTACCGCTCTTTTTTGACGATCACTTCGTTCACTATGATGAAGAGCGTCTGCAGCGTACGCTGGAGTATGTAGTGGAACGATCCCAAGAGCATCAGATCTTTCTATTTACGTGCCAGGAAAGGGAGAAGAAGATTTTGGAGCCGTTGCTTGGTGTTTCCAACCGCCATTTGGTGCATACTCTCGGGTAG
- a CDS encoding DUF3055 domain-containing protein encodes MSDLFYLYDDVEETKTRFVSFMAEATRFDLAITTSNRFYGKKLVINIQNGRSAIIGKDDLEEEGYLEFAYNLNEQEAEELKSFLETVI; translated from the coding sequence ATGTCTGATTTGTTTTACCTGTACGATGATGTCGAGGAAACCAAGACGCGATTCGTCAGCTTTATGGCGGAAGCCACTCGCTTTGATCTCGCTATCACGACTTCGAACCGTTTTTACGGAAAAAAACTGGTGATCAATATTCAAAACGGTCGTTCGGCGATCATCGGCAAGGATGACTTGGAGGAAGAAGGCTACCTGGAATTCGCATACAACCTGAACGAGCAGGAAGCAGAAGAGTTGAAATCATTTTTGGAAACCGTTATTTAA
- a CDS encoding DUF86 domain-containing protein, producing the protein MYDVNTKRIDQVLAYMSSMLDLLDKLKERGAEAVLADEVAVAAMERALHLSIEGIVDVGNALIDGFIMRDPGSYSDIVEILRDEQVITGDQAIILTRVTEFRKHLVNEYTSVPSAEMFALVVEAGSALREFDPAVRAFLDKELF; encoded by the coding sequence ATGTACGATGTGAATACGAAACGAATCGACCAAGTTTTGGCATATATGTCTTCCATGCTTGACTTGTTAGACAAGCTAAAGGAACGGGGAGCGGAAGCGGTTTTGGCGGACGAAGTGGCTGTTGCAGCGATGGAGCGGGCCCTGCACTTGTCCATCGAGGGGATTGTTGACGTAGGAAATGCCTTGATCGACGGCTTTATCATGCGTGATCCAGGCAGCTACAGTGATATCGTGGAAATTTTGCGTGATGAGCAAGTCATTACGGGGGATCAGGCCATCATCTTGACTCGTGTCACCGAATTCCGCAAGCATTTGGTCAATGAGTACACCAGTGTACCGAGCGCCGAGATGTTTGCATTAGTTGTAGAAGCAGGATCTGCGCTACGCGAGTTCGATCCGGCTGTGCGTGCCTTTTTGGACAAAGAACTCTTTTAA
- a CDS encoding YutD family protein yields MDVVYVCKEEADLIRTQAGTYEVMEENRDGWNPEAFKERYSDILDKYDYIVGDWGYGQLRLRGFYTDLNRKVPFEQRIAALDEYLHEFCNFGCPYFVLRKVKSYLGPEDSQSQDDAGIDVVIDLRQDSNREDNANSYGERKERRRFHPRQNKQERTDRNNGPSTERSSGRNDRADKPKFSKDKSDKNGRDQGKDRRPNQMRPNRERDKVPTGSNPPKRDS; encoded by the coding sequence ATGGACGTAGTATACGTGTGTAAGGAGGAAGCGGACTTGATTCGCACGCAAGCCGGTACTTATGAAGTCATGGAAGAAAATCGCGATGGCTGGAACCCGGAAGCTTTCAAAGAGCGCTACAGCGATATCCTGGACAAATACGACTATATCGTAGGGGACTGGGGATATGGACAGCTTCGTCTACGGGGATTTTATACAGACCTCAACCGTAAAGTGCCGTTTGAGCAGCGAATCGCCGCTTTGGATGAGTATCTGCATGAATTCTGCAACTTTGGGTGCCCGTATTTCGTTTTGCGCAAAGTAAAATCATATCTGGGCCCAGAGGATAGCCAAAGTCAGGATGATGCGGGAATCGATGTGGTGATTGATTTACGGCAGGATAGTAACCGCGAAGACAATGCCAATTCTTACGGTGAACGTAAAGAGCGCCGTAGGTTCCATCCGCGCCAGAACAAACAGGAACGGACGGATCGCAACAACGGTCCATCTACTGAACGCTCCTCAGGACGTAATGATCGAGCTGACAAGCCCAAGTTCTCCAAGGATAAGTCAGATAAAAACGGCAGGGACCAGGGGAAAGATCGTCGTCCCAATCAAATGAGACCGAACCGAGAGCGCGATAAGGTGCCAACAGGATCCAACCCGCCCAAACGGGATTCCTAA
- a CDS encoding TIGR01457 family HAD-type hydrolase — protein MTTATAYKGYLLDLDGTIYRGGEAIPGAAAFISYLKEQRIPYLYLTNNSSASPEHVADRLCAMGIDAKPADVYTSSMATATYLKERASAGTKVYMIGEQGLREQLTVSSFEITEDSPAYVVVGIDREFTYEKLATAARAVRAGAVLLATNTDAALPTEIGLYPGNGSLVAAVSVAAATKPIVIGKPQSIIVNYALDILGIRAEETLIVGDNLYTDIEAGANSGLDSMLVLTGYSNREEAAVHPARPTHIAEDLTDWMKKLTL, from the coding sequence ATGACGACGGCGACAGCGTACAAAGGCTATTTGCTTGATTTGGATGGCACGATTTACCGGGGAGGAGAAGCCATTCCCGGGGCAGCAGCATTTATCTCCTATCTAAAGGAACAGCGAATTCCCTACCTGTATTTGACGAATAATTCGTCTGCATCTCCGGAGCATGTAGCAGACCGGCTATGTGCAATGGGAATCGATGCGAAGCCTGCAGACGTATACACCTCCAGTATGGCAACAGCCACATACCTGAAAGAACGTGCGTCTGCAGGAACGAAAGTTTATATGATCGGCGAGCAAGGCTTGCGTGAACAATTGACCGTGAGCAGTTTCGAGATCACGGAAGACTCGCCAGCGTATGTCGTGGTAGGGATCGATCGTGAATTCACCTATGAAAAGCTGGCGACAGCCGCTCGTGCTGTACGCGCTGGTGCAGTCTTGCTCGCGACCAACACGGATGCTGCCTTGCCGACTGAAATAGGCTTGTACCCGGGGAATGGTTCCCTCGTAGCTGCTGTCTCAGTGGCAGCTGCGACAAAACCAATCGTGATCGGGAAGCCGCAGTCCATTATCGTCAATTATGCGCTGGATATTCTCGGTATCCGTGCGGAAGAGACCCTGATCGTCGGAGACAATCTCTATACCGATATTGAAGCGGGTGCCAATAGTGGGCTGGACAGTATGCTCGTGCTGACGGGGTACTCGAACCGAGAGGAAGCAGCTGTACATCCTGCCCGCCCTACGCATATTGCCGAGGATTTGACGGATTGGATGAAGAAGTTAACCCTCTAG
- a CDS encoding metallophosphoesterase family protein translates to MLSFIHTADVHLDAPLHTLSELYELRQDDFRKTIRAIRDLVLDRQVDFWLIAGDLLEYHGGRRSTALFLRDLFASVAPIPVCIAPGNHDPWRPDSFYQTLEWSGNVHWFTPEWGAYEFPEKSCVVYGWGFPQAHVYESPLTSFPGKLGGYQRHVMVLHGSLLGKETEEHHPYAPINVQDLADTGMDYVALGHIHKPGQFLHPVRKTPFAAYPGSPEGLNTKEEGARCVLYGEIDESGKVALEAVPVGQRQIRKREISLDGAETMEQLVEHLEQKLASEQSADMLYITLTGERAAHFIPSTAVLQQRFSRFFLFQVTDQTWPDVDAEKLIADGGIWGKWLAKLEQREEQAASEAERDVIRQSRREVLARIGGSAR, encoded by the coding sequence GTGTTGTCATTTATTCATACAGCGGATGTTCATTTGGATGCTCCGCTACATACATTATCTGAGCTGTACGAGCTGCGGCAGGACGATTTTCGCAAAACGATTCGAGCGATTCGTGATCTCGTGCTGGACAGGCAGGTCGATTTTTGGCTGATTGCAGGTGATTTGTTGGAATATCACGGAGGTCGCAGATCGACTGCACTGTTTTTACGAGACCTGTTTGCGAGTGTTGCTCCGATTCCCGTGTGCATTGCACCTGGCAATCACGATCCTTGGCGTCCAGACTCTTTTTATCAGACGCTCGAATGGTCGGGGAATGTCCATTGGTTTACGCCGGAGTGGGGGGCGTATGAATTTCCGGAGAAGTCGTGTGTTGTCTACGGCTGGGGATTCCCTCAAGCCCATGTGTATGAGTCCCCGTTGACGTCGTTCCCAGGAAAATTGGGAGGCTATCAGCGACATGTGATGGTCTTGCACGGCAGTTTGCTCGGTAAGGAAACGGAGGAGCACCATCCGTACGCACCGATCAACGTACAGGACTTGGCGGATACGGGAATGGATTATGTAGCGCTCGGGCACATTCACAAGCCAGGACAGTTTTTGCATCCTGTGAGAAAGACACCCTTTGCGGCATACCCCGGATCACCAGAAGGCCTGAATACAAAAGAAGAGGGCGCGCGCTGTGTCCTGTACGGGGAGATCGATGAATCGGGAAAAGTAGCGCTCGAAGCAGTTCCAGTGGGGCAAAGGCAAATTCGTAAACGGGAAATCAGTCTCGACGGTGCCGAAACGATGGAGCAGCTAGTAGAGCATTTGGAGCAGAAGCTGGCTAGTGAGCAGTCCGCAGATATGCTCTACATCACACTGACTGGCGAGCGGGCAGCCCATTTCATCCCTTCTACTGCTGTGCTGCAGCAACGATTTTCCCGTTTTTTCCTCTTTCAGGTCACCGACCAGACATGGCCTGATGTCGATGCAGAAAAGCTGATCGCGGACGGTGGAATCTGGGGAAAGTGGCTAGCTAAGCTGGAACAGCGGGAAGAGCAGGCTGCCAGTGAAGCGGAGAGGGATGTCATCAGACAATCCCGCCGCGAAGTGTTGGCCAGGATAGGAGGAAGTGCTCGATGA
- a CDS encoding phosphatidylglycerophosphatase A family protein, which yields MSEHPLNSDSCLEVVIDLLGKRGVSLDDIAEIVKFLQINYVPDLTKEMCLESVGAVLKKREVQNALLTGIQLDILAEENKLLQPLQSIIEADEPLYGVDEVLALAIVNLYGSIGFTNFGYVDKLKHGKLEFLNDRRNGVHTFLDDLVGAIAAAASSRIAHRQKQQEECLEG from the coding sequence ATGAGCGAGCATCCACTTAATAGTGATTCGTGTCTGGAGGTCGTGATTGATCTGTTGGGGAAACGTGGTGTCAGTCTGGATGACATCGCTGAGATCGTGAAGTTCCTGCAAATCAACTACGTTCCTGATCTGACAAAGGAAATGTGTCTGGAGAGTGTAGGGGCAGTGTTGAAAAAGAGGGAAGTGCAAAATGCACTCTTAACTGGCATTCAGCTGGATATATTAGCGGAAGAAAACAAGCTGCTGCAGCCTCTTCAATCCATCATTGAGGCAGATGAACCTCTGTACGGCGTGGATGAAGTACTGGCGCTCGCCATCGTCAATCTATATGGCAGCATCGGGTTTACGAACTTTGGTTATGTAGACAAATTGAAGCATGGAAAATTAGAATTTCTCAATGACCGCCGAAACGGTGTACACACATTCCTCGATGATCTGGTGGGGGCGATTGCTGCTGCTGCCTCGAGCCGAATCGCCCACCGCCAAAAACAACAAGAAGAATGCCTAGAGGGTTAA
- a CDS encoding 2-hydroxyacid dehydrogenase produces MKKPKVLVTRQVANEAISLLKTVADVEVWVQDEPIPRELLLEKVEQADAILTMLTERIDEELLSRAKQLRIVANMAVGYDNIDLAACKKRDIWVTNTPDVLTEATADLAFALLMATGRRLTEANRFLLNGEWTSWSPSLMAGQNVYGATLGIIGMGRIGEAVARRAKGFGMRILYHNRNRKQQAEAETGAQQATLEALLRESDYVLLLTPLTAETRLLMGEQEFSWMKPTSVFINVSRGGTVDEAALYQALVKKQIWAAGLDVFQQEPVPQDHPLLSLPNVVALPHIGSATEQTRGEMARLAAANIVAVLEGQRPLTAL; encoded by the coding sequence ATGAAGAAGCCAAAGGTGTTAGTGACGAGGCAAGTAGCGAATGAAGCCATTTCTCTCTTGAAGACAGTGGCAGATGTAGAAGTTTGGGTGCAGGATGAGCCAATTCCCCGAGAGCTCTTGTTGGAAAAGGTGGAGCAGGCAGACGCGATTTTGACGATGCTGACAGAACGAATAGACGAGGAATTGCTGAGTCGGGCAAAGCAATTGCGGATCGTGGCAAATATGGCAGTGGGTTACGATAACATCGACCTCGCTGCATGCAAGAAGCGTGATATCTGGGTCACCAATACGCCTGATGTATTGACAGAAGCGACAGCTGATTTGGCGTTTGCACTGCTGATGGCAACAGGAAGGCGATTAACAGAGGCAAATCGTTTTTTGTTGAACGGGGAGTGGACGTCGTGGAGTCCATCTCTGATGGCGGGTCAAAATGTATACGGAGCCACACTGGGGATCATTGGCATGGGAAGAATTGGCGAAGCAGTCGCCAGACGTGCCAAAGGATTTGGTATGCGGATTCTTTATCACAACCGCAATCGCAAACAACAGGCAGAGGCTGAGACGGGAGCACAACAGGCCACTCTAGAAGCATTGCTACGTGAGTCTGATTACGTGCTGCTGCTGACCCCTTTGACGGCTGAAACCCGTTTGCTGATGGGTGAGCAGGAATTTTCCTGGATGAAGCCCACCTCTGTCTTTATCAATGTGTCTCGAGGGGGCACGGTGGATGAGGCAGCACTTTATCAGGCTCTGGTAAAGAAGCAGATCTGGGCGGCGGGTCTGGATGTTTTCCAGCAAGAGCCGGTTCCTCAGGATCATCCATTGCTATCTTTACCGAACGTAGTGGCATTGCCTCATATCGGTAGTGCCACTGAGCAGACAAGAGGGGAAATGGCGAGACTGGCAGCAGCGAATATCGTAGCTGTATTGGAAGGCCAAAGGCCACTGACGGCGTTATGA
- the glpX gene encoding class II fructose-bisphosphatase → MERELALEIVRVTEMAALASSHWMGRGKKNEADGAATSAMRAMFDTINMRGTVVIGEGELDEAPMLYIGEKLGNPDAGGPEVDVAVDPLEGTTIVAKGHNNAMSVIAIGDRGTLLHAPDMYMMKMAVGKRAAGKINLYDPVDKMIEIVAEANNKRISDVTVIIQERERHQAIIDAVREKGARVKLFGDGDVGAAIAACLPHTGIDLFLGIGGAPEGVISAAAIKCLGGDMQAQLKPQNDAERERCIKMGLSNPEQLLTLNDMVKGEDAIFSATGVSDGELLQGVRYLGDDMVETHSIVMRAQTKTIRFVRALHNVEHKPNLLWK, encoded by the coding sequence ATGGAACGCGAACTGGCACTGGAAATCGTGCGTGTAACGGAAATGGCTGCTCTCGCCTCCTCTCACTGGATGGGAAGAGGGAAAAAGAACGAGGCTGATGGAGCAGCAACCAGCGCCATGCGCGCCATGTTTGACACGATCAACATGCGGGGAACCGTCGTCATCGGCGAAGGTGAGCTGGACGAAGCCCCTATGCTCTACATCGGTGAAAAGCTAGGAAATCCGGACGCAGGCGGGCCAGAAGTCGACGTCGCTGTCGATCCCTTGGAAGGAACTACAATCGTTGCCAAAGGCCATAACAACGCCATGTCGGTTATTGCGATTGGCGACCGAGGAACCTTGTTGCATGCGCCTGACATGTACATGATGAAAATGGCAGTCGGAAAACGTGCGGCAGGGAAAATCAACCTTTACGATCCTGTGGATAAAATGATAGAGATCGTAGCAGAAGCAAACAACAAGCGGATTTCTGACGTAACTGTGATCATTCAGGAACGCGAGCGTCATCAGGCCATTATCGATGCGGTCCGTGAAAAAGGCGCGCGTGTGAAGCTATTTGGTGACGGTGACGTCGGTGCCGCGATTGCGGCCTGCTTGCCGCATACTGGGATTGACCTTTTCCTCGGCATCGGCGGAGCACCCGAGGGCGTCATCAGTGCTGCTGCGATCAAATGTCTGGGTGGCGACATGCAAGCTCAGCTCAAGCCTCAAAACGATGCAGAACGGGAACGCTGCATCAAGATGGGCCTCTCCAATCCGGAGCAGTTGCTCACCCTAAATGATATGGTCAAAGGCGAAGATGCCATTTTTTCAGCCACTGGCGTCTCGGATGGCGAATTGCTGCAAGGTGTCCGCTATCTCGGAGACGACATGGTGGAGACTCATTCGATCGTCATGCGTGCCCAGACCAAAACCATTCGCTTTGTTCGAGCCTTGCACAATGTAGAACACAAACCTAATCTCTTATGGAAGTAG